From Flavobacterium alkalisoli, the proteins below share one genomic window:
- a CDS encoding peptide-N-glycosidase F-related protein, whose amino-acid sequence MKKNTLSKLFTTKNSRSLKNKLKVSCSVLMLILTGQVKAQETITLYDGVLFYGGYTPLLADEDLYETIPSDVLRFSNSLYTRKITDAELDLIGNTLEMDVTIEAACDNYDRLGHVFLAFTPKEASTYVSADVPRVEIGRFITPFMNKNVSPNNVSYHYKADNISEILSDATVRAQYDIWVELQVFGTTGAGQTQVAGCADHLDTFRATLSLTTNNDSGIVYEDDMFFMPLIARQNLNNYNATDVPGETTKIINFSLATQQENLKLYLITSKHGANEGGEEYVRRRHYVYLDNTLIYQYIPGGKDCEPYRQYNTQGNGIYGSSAKPLRGWIYWNNWCPGDAIPTLEVNLGTLPAGDHTIKIDVPDAEFVDAQGQIPLSAYIQNRESGDNSMCTMPANFTAQAISDNEIMVNWDEIGNAEEWEVLYGKIYNSNGQTTYAILGEEDYLEVTGGESEGIATENVQANTVYQVFVRSKCGNNANSLWSEPRYVQTQQLSVADNELVSFTYYPNPVIDNLFLSSQDDEITAIAMYDIQGREVLSENITGNDAVINMINFPTGIYLLKVNISGKSQTYKVEKK is encoded by the coding sequence ATGAAAAAAAATACATTATCTAAACTTTTTACTACTAAAAATAGCCGTAGCTTAAAGAATAAACTAAAGGTATCCTGCTCGGTTTTAATGTTAATATTAACCGGTCAGGTAAAAGCTCAGGAAACCATAACACTCTATGACGGCGTGTTATTTTACGGAGGCTATACACCTTTACTTGCAGATGAAGATCTTTATGAAACAATTCCTTCAGATGTTTTAAGGTTTTCAAATTCACTTTATACAAGGAAGATTACAGATGCTGAGTTAGACTTAATTGGTAATACTCTTGAAATGGATGTTACTATTGAGGCAGCTTGTGATAATTATGACAGGTTAGGCCATGTATTTCTTGCATTTACACCTAAAGAAGCTAGCACTTATGTATCGGCAGATGTACCCAGAGTAGAGATAGGGAGGTTTATCACCCCGTTTATGAATAAAAATGTATCACCAAATAATGTTTCTTACCATTATAAAGCAGATAATATCTCTGAAATACTATCTGATGCTACTGTAAGGGCTCAATATGATATTTGGGTAGAGTTACAGGTATTTGGAACTACGGGAGCAGGACAAACACAGGTTGCAGGATGTGCAGATCACCTGGATACCTTTAGGGCTACTTTGTCTTTAACAACTAATAACGATTCGGGAATCGTTTATGAAGATGATATGTTCTTTATGCCTTTAATAGCAAGACAAAACCTAAACAATTATAACGCTACCGATGTACCGGGTGAAACCACTAAAATAATCAACTTTAGCCTTGCAACACAGCAGGAAAATTTAAAATTATACCTTATTACATCTAAGCATGGTGCAAATGAAGGAGGAGAAGAATATGTTCGCCGTCGTCATTATGTGTATCTGGATAATACACTTATCTATCAGTATATACCGGGAGGTAAGGATTGTGAACCATACCGTCAGTATAATACTCAGGGTAACGGAATTTACGGTTCTTCAGCAAAGCCATTAAGAGGCTGGATATACTGGAACAACTGGTGTCCCGGGGATGCAATTCCTACACTGGAAGTTAATTTAGGAACGTTACCGGCTGGAGACCACACCATTAAAATAGATGTACCAGATGCAGAATTTGTAGATGCACAGGGGCAAATACCATTGTCGGCTTATATACAAAACAGGGAAAGTGGTGATAATTCTATGTGTACTATGCCTGCAAACTTTACAGCTCAGGCAATTTCAGATAACGAAATAATGGTTAACTGGGATGAGATAGGCAATGCAGAGGAATGGGAAGTACTGTATGGTAAGATTTATAATTCTAACGGGCAAACTACTTATGCTATACTTGGAGAGGAAGATTACCTTGAAGTAACAGGAGGAGAAAGTGAAGGAATAGCAACAGAGAATGTTCAGGCAAATACCGTTTATCAGGTCTTTGTACGTTCAAAATGCGGTAATAATGCAAATAGTCTTTGGTCAGAACCACGCTATGTGCAAACACAGCAGCTATCAGTAGCAGATAATGAACTGGTTTCATTTACTTATTATCCAAATCCGGTAATAGATAATCTTTTCCTTAGTTCACAGGATGATGAAATTACTGCTATAGCAATGTACGATATACAGGGTAGGGAGGTACTTTCTGAAAACATAACAGGAAATGATGCGGTTATCAACATGATAAACTTTCCTACAGGTATCTATCTTTTAAAGGTAAATATTTCGGGTAAGTCACAAACTTATAAAGTTGAGAAAAAATAA
- a CDS encoding L-type lectin-domain containing protein yields the protein MISLPLCKFAEQSRILLFGICLLFTTSVFAQLTPTFVNNASQMANGCYRITNNAQSNSGAVWYNNPIDLSNDFEIVFNAYFGANSNGADGMTFVLKTTANPVIGIIGGGLGYRDLPDQPSLAVEFDTYRNVNASNGLFVNDPLFDHVALQKAGNISHASADNLVAPVQASPTSTNIKDNTEHEVKIRWRASTQAFTVIFDCSERFTYLGDLINDVFGGTSNVYFGFTGSTGGQANLQYICFQYLSFLDAGIQDKLICAGASVDDIDGSYTGASTYQWTPTTGVSNPNIANPVFTPTETTTYLLTVTDNCGDVMEHEFTITVADFEASVTAVESPVCNGTGEAQFAITGEPNAEVAYTINNGAEETVFLDDTGEALVTVSGVNVSQTLQLVNLTVAEEPFCTVPLTESAFVDVTLDDASFYLTPGCTDATATVTGVSGGIFTFDTNPGDGAVIDETTGEISNAIPGATYSVQYLTNGTCPNTSVEQVTLYLLPTISSPITDYVLCDQTDYMTPDGIEEFDLTSKDLEVTGGNPDYAVSYYETANDAETATNPIVNLTTYANLSNPQTIYVRLENTVTTCYDVFDFDLVVTPLPIYDSAQTDFHECEEVPGQADFDLHSHDSALASGVSSVTVSYYSSQIEAETGDAATQLPDIYVAPDMAQIWARLQSSVTGCWTAVQITLHVDPAPIAPALTALEECAFDNDGFENFDVQSVIDYIESQLTDVTVTAHETMDDAEFGTNAIDPVDYTNIEANTQTLYIRVSSAFTVCYDIEELQLIVHQAPIATEPAPYALCDNGPDDTDGEGIFVLPSRESEILGGLDPALYTVGYFATLEAAQANTPAIATPGSYTATNTDSPVYVRVTDNATGCYDIVELELIVNPLPVATQPTPYTLCDVNTIGGQPDEVEEFDLTTKIPEIIGVQTGINVTFHHTLADADANINEIQNPQAYTNQSNAEAIYVRVTFEATGCYRIVLLDIRVEPLPIVVPPSQEDLTMCDPDSDGHAQFDLDALVEDMINNGENLSVTFHETAQDAELGINAIPNTDNYTNTNAYNQTIYVRVENTVTGCYTATAYALNLIVVDTLRLMRTFRTSPFVIRTTTTRMPWQPWTLRFRTATYWST from the coding sequence ATGATTTCACTACCACTATGTAAATTTGCTGAACAATCCCGAATTTTATTATTCGGGATTTGTTTATTATTTACAACATCAGTTTTTGCACAATTAACACCTACTTTTGTGAATAATGCCTCACAAATGGCAAATGGTTGTTACAGAATTACAAATAATGCCCAGTCAAACTCGGGTGCTGTTTGGTACAACAATCCCATTGATCTATCAAATGATTTTGAGATTGTATTCAATGCCTATTTCGGAGCAAACTCCAATGGTGCAGACGGAATGACTTTTGTATTAAAAACTACTGCCAATCCTGTAATAGGTATAATAGGTGGAGGGCTTGGATATAGAGATCTTCCTGATCAACCCTCATTAGCAGTCGAATTTGATACCTATAGAAATGTAAATGCCTCTAATGGTCTTTTTGTAAATGATCCATTGTTTGATCATGTGGCGCTTCAAAAAGCCGGAAACATAAGTCATGCTTCGGCTGATAACCTTGTTGCGCCGGTTCAGGCATCTCCAACGTCTACTAATATTAAGGATAATACAGAACATGAGGTGAAAATAAGATGGAGAGCTTCAACACAGGCCTTCACGGTTATTTTTGACTGTTCAGAAAGATTTACCTATTTAGGAGATTTAATTAACGATGTTTTTGGCGGTACTTCTAATGTTTATTTTGGTTTTACAGGCTCTACTGGAGGGCAGGCAAATCTGCAGTATATCTGTTTTCAGTATTTATCATTTTTAGATGCCGGTATACAGGATAAATTAATTTGTGCAGGAGCATCTGTAGATGATATAGATGGCAGTTATACAGGAGCTTCTACTTATCAGTGGACACCCACTACAGGTGTTAGTAACCCTAACATAGCAAACCCTGTGTTTACCCCAACAGAAACTACAACATATTTGCTAACTGTAACCGATAATTGCGGAGATGTAATGGAACATGAGTTTACTATTACTGTCGCCGATTTTGAGGCAAGTGTAACAGCTGTTGAATCGCCTGTATGTAATGGTACTGGAGAAGCACAATTTGCTATTACGGGAGAGCCTAATGCAGAAGTAGCATATACTATAAATAACGGTGCCGAAGAGACAGTATTTTTAGATGATACAGGCGAAGCTTTAGTAACGGTATCCGGTGTTAATGTTAGCCAAACGTTACAACTGGTGAATCTTACTGTTGCAGAAGAGCCTTTTTGTACAGTTCCCTTAACAGAAAGTGCTTTTGTTGATGTTACCCTGGATGATGCATCGTTCTATTTAACTCCGGGATGTACAGATGCTACAGCGACTGTTACGGGAGTTTCCGGAGGTATTTTCACCTTTGATACAAATCCGGGAGACGGAGCTGTAATAGATGAAACTACCGGAGAAATAAGTAATGCCATTCCAGGGGCTACTTATAGTGTTCAGTACCTTACAAACGGAACTTGTCCAAACACAAGTGTAGAACAGGTAACATTATATTTATTACCCACCATATCATCTCCTATTACCGACTACGTATTATGTGATCAGACGGACTACATGACCCCTGACGGGATTGAGGAGTTTGACCTGACGAGTAAGGATTTGGAGGTAACCGGTGGTAACCCTGATTATGCGGTAAGCTACTATGAGACGGCTAATGATGCTGAGACGGCTACCAACCCTATCGTTAACCTGACAACTTATGCGAACCTTTCCAACCCTCAGACGATCTATGTAAGATTGGAGAACACGGTAACCACGTGTTATGATGTCTTTGATTTTGATTTGGTTGTAACCCCGCTTCCGATTTATGACAGCGCGCAGACGGACTTCCACGAGTGTGAGGAGGTACCGGGCCAGGCAGACTTTGACCTTCACAGCCATGATTCAGCCCTTGCTTCGGGAGTATCATCGGTAACGGTTAGTTACTATAGCAGCCAGATAGAGGCAGAGACAGGCGATGCTGCCACGCAGCTTCCTGATATCTATGTTGCCCCTGATATGGCCCAGATATGGGCAAGGTTACAGAGCAGTGTAACGGGCTGCTGGACGGCAGTTCAGATTACCCTTCATGTTGACCCTGCACCTATTGCCCCTGCACTGACAGCCCTTGAGGAATGTGCCTTTGACAATGACGGTTTTGAGAATTTCGACGTACAGTCGGTAATTGACTATATAGAATCACAGCTTACCGATGTTACGGTAACTGCGCACGAGACCATGGATGACGCGGAGTTTGGTACCAATGCCATTGACCCTGTTGACTATACCAATATCGAGGCGAACACCCAGACGCTTTACATCAGGGTATCTTCGGCCTTTACGGTTTGTTATGACATCGAGGAGCTTCAGCTGATTGTTCACCAGGCGCCTATCGCCACCGAACCGGCACCATATGCACTATGCGACAACGGTCCGGATGATACTGACGGTGAGGGTATCTTTGTACTTCCTTCAAGAGAGTCTGAGATACTTGGCGGATTGGACCCTGCACTGTACACGGTTGGCTATTTTGCGACCCTTGAGGCAGCACAGGCCAATACCCCTGCCATTGCGACCCCGGGCAGCTACACGGCTACCAATACCGATTCCCCTGTTTATGTAAGGGTAACGGACAATGCAACGGGCTGTTATGACATCGTGGAACTGGAGCTTATCGTCAACCCGCTACCTGTTGCTACCCAGCCTACACCATACACATTATGTGATGTGAACACTATAGGAGGGCAGCCTGACGAGGTTGAGGAGTTTGACCTTACCACTAAGATCCCTGAGATCATCGGGGTCCAGACGGGAATCAATGTTACCTTCCACCATACCCTTGCGGATGCTGATGCTAACATAAATGAAATACAGAACCCGCAGGCGTATACCAACCAGAGCAATGCCGAGGCGATCTATGTAAGGGTTACCTTTGAGGCTACGGGCTGCTACAGGATCGTATTGCTTGATATCAGGGTAGAGCCGCTACCGATAGTGGTTCCCCCTTCCCAGGAAGACCTTACCATGTGTGACCCAGACAGTGACGGCCATGCCCAGTTTGACCTTGATGCCCTTGTTGAGGATATGATCAACAACGGAGAGAACCTTTCTGTAACCTTCCACGAGACGGCACAGGATGCGGAACTGGGTATCAACGCCATCCCTAATACGGACAACTATACCAATACCAATGCCTATAACCAGACCATCTATGTAAGGGTGGAGAACACGGTAACGGGCTGTTATACGGCTACGGCCTATGCGCTTAACCTTATTGTTGTGGATACCCTCAGATTGATGCGGACCTTCAGGACATCACCCTTTGTGATACGGACAACAACGACCAGGATGCCAT
- a CDS encoding lectin-like domain-containing protein, producing the protein MKKNHQPINKQVKLLFAACLLFSIKSLAQLTPTFVNNASATGDGCYTITTNQQSNSGAAWYDNPIDLTQDFDIVFNAYFGSNINGADGMTFVLKTTPDAVIGIIGGGMGYRNLPDQPSLAVEFDTFRNTTTASGEVINDPTYNHIALQKNGNTSHVSPDNLVAPVQASPTSTNIKNGQEHEVKILWRAETQTFTVIFDCSERFSYTSDLVNDVFEGTSTVYFGFTGSTGSLSNNHYICFKYISFLDINLQDYTICSGEQVDTIDANYTGATSYEWSPATGVSDITIPNPVFTPTETTTYTLTITDNCGETIEQEFTIEVSDLSAEINAVNSSVCNGTDAQFTVTGTPDAEVAYTINGGTQETIILDVNGEAVITLPSVTENQLIELVSIALLQAPFCQVDITASASVEVIGEDASFIITPTCSGATATITGDEGGTFAFNPSPVDGAIIDSATGEITNGTPGAVYSVEYTTQGNCSVSSIVEVALFPEVMFNEPEALVECDSNNGFAEFDLSIAASQIQAGNNMAISFYESQVEAETGDASAQLPVTYTNTVANNQVLWVRVEDNTTGCYAITQLELIIEGLPVLNTPNDLYSCNTNADGISIFDLTENEDVIVNNDQYLSVSYFYDNNGTMVGITNPSAFQNTVSGEQLIWVTVENTSGCTASVSFNIYTGQCFIQRGISPNGDGMNDFFDLTGFEVQQLNVYNRYGEKVYSFSHYTNEWGGQSDNGSELPSGTYYYSINFSDPNPTYGSQHTGWIYINRQVN; encoded by the coding sequence ATGAAAAAGAACCATCAACCAATCAATAAACAGGTAAAGCTGCTTTTTGCAGCTTGCCTGTTATTTTCTATTAAAAGCTTAGCACAGTTAACACCAACATTTGTAAATAACGCGTCGGCTACCGGCGACGGATGTTATACCATAACTACAAATCAACAATCAAATTCAGGAGCAGCCTGGTACGATAATCCTATTGATTTAACTCAGGATTTTGATATTGTTTTTAATGCTTATTTTGGGTCCAATATAAATGGAGCAGACGGAATGACGTTTGTTTTAAAAACAACTCCTGATGCTGTTATTGGTATAATAGGCGGAGGTATGGGCTATAGAAACCTTCCCGATCAGCCTTCATTAGCAGTTGAGTTTGATACTTTCAGAAATACTACAACAGCTTCGGGAGAAGTAATAAATGATCCTACATATAATCATATAGCTCTTCAGAAAAATGGTAATACCAGCCATGTTTCACCTGATAATCTGGTCGCTCCGGTACAGGCCTCACCAACAAGTACCAATATTAAAAATGGACAGGAACATGAGGTTAAAATATTATGGCGTGCAGAAACGCAAACATTTACTGTGATTTTTGACTGTTCAGAGCGTTTTAGCTATACATCAGATTTAGTTAATGATGTTTTTGAAGGAACTTCTACTGTATATTTTGGTTTTACAGGTTCTACAGGGTCTCTGTCTAATAATCACTATATATGTTTTAAGTATATATCTTTTCTGGATATAAACCTTCAGGATTATACAATTTGCAGTGGCGAGCAGGTAGATACTATAGATGCTAATTATACAGGAGCTACAAGCTATGAATGGTCTCCGGCAACAGGAGTTAGTGATATTACGATACCTAATCCGGTGTTTACTCCAACAGAAACCACAACTTATACACTTACAATTACAGATAATTGTGGAGAGACTATAGAGCAGGAGTTTACCATAGAAGTATCAGACTTATCTGCAGAAATTAATGCCGTAAATTCTTCGGTATGTAATGGTACCGATGCCCAGTTTACAGTTACAGGTACACCCGATGCTGAGGTAGCTTATACTATTAATGGTGGGACCCAGGAAACAATTATACTTGACGTAAACGGAGAAGCAGTTATAACTCTTCCTTCAGTAACAGAAAATCAGTTGATAGAATTGGTAAGCATAGCACTTTTACAGGCTCCTTTCTGTCAGGTTGATATAACCGCCAGCGCATCTGTTGAGGTTATTGGTGAAGATGCATCTTTCATAATAACACCTACATGTTCGGGAGCAACAGCAACAATAACAGGTGATGAGGGCGGAACGTTTGCTTTTAATCCAAGTCCTGTAGACGGGGCAATAATTGATTCTGCTACCGGTGAGATAACTAACGGTACACCGGGTGCGGTTTATTCGGTAGAATACACTACACAAGGAAACTGTTCAGTAAGCAGTATTGTTGAGGTTGCACTATTCCCCGAGGTGATGTTTAATGAACCTGAAGCTTTAGTGGAATGTGATAGTAATAATGGTTTTGCCGAATTTGATTTAAGTATTGCTGCTTCACAAATTCAGGCAGGTAATAATATGGCGATTAGTTTTTATGAATCACAAGTTGAGGCTGAAACTGGAGATGCTTCGGCTCAGTTGCCTGTAACCTATACTAATACTGTTGCAAATAATCAGGTTTTATGGGTAAGGGTTGAAGATAATACTACCGGCTGTTACGCTATTACCCAATTAGAGCTTATTATTGAAGGGTTACCTGTGTTGAATACCCCTAATGATCTATATTCTTGTAATACAAATGCTGATGGAATATCGATTTTTGATTTGACTGAAAATGAAGATGTTATTGTAAATAATGATCAGTATTTATCGGTTAGTTATTTCTATGATAATAACGGGACTATGGTCGGGATTACTAATCCTTCAGCATTTCAGAATACGGTTTCGGGAGAGCAGCTTATTTGGGTAACTGTAGAAAACACGAGTGGATGTACTGCTTCGGTAAGTTTTAATATCTATACAGGCCAGTGCTTTATTCAGCGTGGCATATCTCCTAACGGAGACGGGATGAACGACTTTTTTGATCTTACAGGGTTTGAAGTTCAGCAGCTTAATGTTTACAACCGTTATGGCGAAAAAGTATATTCTTTCTCTCATTATACAAATGAGTGGGGCGGACAGTCTGATAACGGTAGTGAACTCCCTTCAGGTACATATTATTATTCAATTAATTTTTCTGACCCTAATCCTACTTACGGATCACAACATACGGGTTGGATTTATATAAACAGGCAAGTAAACTAA